Proteins from a genomic interval of Neodiprion lecontei isolate iyNeoLeco1 chromosome 2, iyNeoLeco1.1, whole genome shotgun sequence:
- the LOC107218584 gene encoding ubiquitin carboxyl-terminal hydrolase 47 isoform X1 — MTVDFDAMVCAVEDCGVECVVRDCTSRDAQPKFKLSLHPSTTVIDIFNYVAQHYSYDVDSFELVLQSARGEVVELNEVKEKNLMEIGLNFSNETKYTLVVSDVSRHTSKDAAANRTISSIKTPLFSPSSGDYNRPAPAFQSQIQEFTFNHKSVIKPETSYVGLVNQAMTCYLNSLLQALYMTPEFRNALYNWEYVDGSEKDEAKSIPYQLQKLFLNLQTSTKPAVETTSLTKSFGWDSTEAWQQHDIQELCRVMFDALEQKFKNTQQADLINRLYEGKMIDYVKCLECSTEKSREDTFLDIPLPVRPFSSNVAYNSVEEALRAFVQPETLDGTNQYHCEKCNKKCNAHKGLKFSKFPYLLTLHLKRFDFDYNTLHRIKLNDKVTFPDVLNLNSFVASTSAHESPGREEDIGVGVKCDDSSTTDSGTLDDECPPCDNSSASTNQSTNHDQDDDEGIDVSNGPSTSSCSNHNHENEKNSGNRAIDKGPYQYELFSIMIHSGSASGGHYYAYIKDLMTQEWFCFNDQSVTRITYDDIQKTYGGGPTRAYYSGAYSSSTNAYMLMYRQIDPHRNKLPMQAVNFPKHIQDLLKKMKESEENDRKNREKQMSMCKLKVYCHHPEEGRLTDAKLYVLQDETLQETTEVAHRRLGLEGIVKLDQCRLVSYDHNEDLIERSWEGSELMEPIGDIWRNNSRFDLLLQIRRKDEQFETYLPGGVATKVFVVDIDKEEVVDGPISVRGLLTQTIREYKLELSKLLKLDAKQIKLVLQKYPSDSRLLDKDDNMLQSEGFYGPNKIFVATALDTDETKPFHESKLQKIIENFEYIISLRVLLPDTSKETLDDLNIPSLEETRKGQEKSIANGPIKSSLGDMMKTMMTKNNEQTKPSCGIEETPPKTNTSAQLGEGEDWNTPEQSNSEDSSLSDSERTLMGDVPDYTNCVEPQFPNSGIVFDYAPPKLTRMENWDIDDESDYYFKAIPHSEDSQKLLKVLVDKRMQLSTLKKDLEPLVGVPVEYFKVFRHSSDSGETECSRLTEQLSCYQDGERLSVKLGRALRSGEFKVKLFQLLIHSTEPFKFLCDWIVSNEMTVGQAKKEILAEIKRKYNIDIPYEKCRLRRKNYKTASKVCLDEEKFEVLRLYTQCELFVQELPDKETVKDYNQVVLFVRKWSPSQMQLTPFEEITMNGKSIEELKEKLSSISDIPAQYIEVAKGRNAFPCDISVLQVQSELNWNHQATTIDTLPLNLEDGSVVYFRDSREEPKQLSSEELKEIASKESSRLTSLSSTSSYSPRRERALKIYLDTK; from the exons ATGACCGTGGATTTTGAT GCTATGGTGTGTGCCGTCGAAGACTGTGGTGTGGAGTGCGTAGTTCGTGATTGCACTTCACGAGATGCCCAGCCAAAGTTTAAGCTTTCTCTTCACCCATCGACGACAGTTATTGATATCTTCAACTATGTAGCTCAACATTATTCCTACGATGTGGACAGCTTTGAGCTGGTGCTACAAAGTGCACGTGGTGAAGTG GTCGAGCTAAACgaagtaaaggaaaaaaacctgATGGAAATTGGATTGAATTTTAGTAACGAGACAAAGTACACACTGGTCGTGAGTGACGTTTCTCGCCACACTTCAAAGGATGCAGCGGCCAACAGAACTATTTCATCCATCAAGACTCCACTGTTTAGTCCATCCTCTGGAGATTACAACCGACCAGCTCCAGCATTCCAGTCACAAATCCAGGAGTTCACTTTTAATCATAAAAGTGTCATCAAGCCTGAGACTA GTTACGTCGGTCTGGTGAATCAGGCAATGACGTGTTACCTAAACAGCCTTTTGCAAGCCCTCTACATGACCCCAGAGTTTAGGAATGCTTTGTACAACTGGGAATACGTCGATGGTTCAGAGAAAGATGAGGCCAAAAGTATTCCATATCAACTGcagaaattatttctaaatttgcAG ACGTCAACAAAGCCTGCAGTGGAGACTACTTCTTTAACGAAAAGCTTTGGTTGGGACTCAACGGAAGCATGGCAACAGCACGATATACAAGAGCTGTGCCGAGTGATGTTTGATGCCCTGGAACAGAAGTTTAAAAACACACAGCAGGCTGACCTGATCAATAGGCTTTACGAAG GAAAGATGATCGACTATGTAAAGTGCCTAGAATGTAGTACTGAAAAGTCTAGAGAGGATACTTTTCTGGACATTCCTTTACCTGTTCGGCCATTCAGCAGCAATGTCGCGTACAATAGCGTG GAGGAAGCCTTGCGAGCGTTTGTGCAACCTGAAACACTGGACGGGACAAATCAGTATCATTGTGAAAAGTGtaacaaaaaatgtaacgcACATAaggggttgaaattttcaaaatttccgtACCTTCTTACATTACATTTGAAGCGATTTGACTTTGACTACAATACTCTCCACAGAATCAAGCTGAATGATAA GGTAACGTTTCCCGATGTTTTAAATCTCAATTCCTTTGTCGCATCAACATCTGCTCACGAGTCTCCAGGTAGAGAGGAGGACATTGGCGTTGGAGTAAAGTGTGATGATAGTTCAACGACAGACAGTGGAACATTAGACGACGAATGTCCCCCGTGTGATAACAGCAGTGCAAGTACTAATCAATCTACAAATCACGATCAAGATGATGATGAAG GTATAGATGTAAGCAATGGACCCTCAACCTCAAGTTGCAGCAATCACAatcatgaaaatgaaaagaattcTGGAAATCGTGCAATTGATAAAGGTCCATATCAGTACGAACTCTTCTCCATCATGATTCACAGTGGGAGTGCAAGCGGGGGTCATTACTACGCGTATATCAAAGATCTCATGACTCAAGAATGGTTTTGCTTTAATGATCAGAGTGTCACGAGG ATAACTTATGACGATATTCAAAAGACATATGGTGGTGGACCTACTCGAGCTTACTATAGTGGAGCATACAGCAGCAGTACAAATGCTTATATGCTTATGTATAGACAAATAGATCCACATCGTAACAAGCTGCCGATGCAAGCAGTAAACTTTCCCAAACACATACAG GACCTtctgaagaaaatgaaagaaagtgAAGAAAACGACCGAAAGAACAGAGAAAAACAGATGTCTATGTGCAAGCTTAAAGTGTATTGTCATCACCCGGAAGAGGGCAGGCTCACAGATGCAAAACTTTACGTATTGCAAGATGAAACGTTACAAGAAACGACAGAGGTGGCTCACAGAAGGCTTGGTTTAGAAGGAATAGTAAAGCTAGATCAATGTCGATTAGTTAGTTACGATCATAACGAAGATTTGATCGAACGAAGCTGGGAAGGATCCGAGTTGATGGAACCGATCGGTGACATTTGGCGTAATAACAGCCGATTCGATCTCCTGCTTCAAATACGTCGGAAGGACGAGCAGTTTGAGACTTATTTGCCAGGAG GTGTTGCAACGAAAGTATTTGTTGTTGATATTGATAAAGAAGAAGTTGTTGACGGTCCGATAAGTGTGCGAGGTTTATTAACTCAGACCATCAGAGAATACAAACTCGAGTTGTCAAAACTGTTAAAATTGGATGCCAAGCAGATAAAATTAGTCCTACAAAAATATCCTTCGGACAGCCGGTTGCTAGATAAAGATGACAATATGCTTCAATCTGAGGGATTTTATGGtccgaataaaattttcgttgcCACAGCTTTGGACACAGACGAAACGAAACCTTTCCACGAATCTAAACTCCAAaagattattgaaaatttcgagtacATCATCTCCCTTCGCGTATTGTTACCTGACACAAGCAAAG AAACATTAGACGATTTGAATATTCCATCCCTCGAGGAGACACGCAAGGGGCAAGAAAAATCGATAGCGAATGGTCCGATAAAATCATCTCTTGGTGACATGATGAAGACGATGATGACAAAGAACAACGAACAAACCAAACCCAGTTGCGGAATCGAGGAAACACCTCCGAAGACTAATACGTCTGCGCAGCTTGGAGAGGGCGAAGATTGGAATACACCTGAGCAGAGCAACAGCGAGGATAGCAGTCTGAGTGATAGTGAACGAACGTTAATGGGGGATGTTCCCGATTATACTAATTGCGTAGAACCTCAATTCCCCAATTCAGGAATAGTTTTTGACTACGCCCCACCCAAATTGACTCGTATGGAAAATTGGGATATCGATGATGAATCTGATTACTATTTCAAAGCTATTCCTCACTCAGAAGATTCGCAAAAAT TACTTAAAGTACTGGTGGATAAGAGAATGCAGTTGAGCACCCTGAAGAAGGACCTTGAGCCGCTCGTGGGTGTTCCAGTAGAGTATTTCAAAGTCTTCCGGCACTCGTCGGACTCCGGGGAAACAGAGTGCAGTAGACTAACTGAACAATTAAGTTGTTATCAAGACGGCGAGAGACTCAGTGTGAAATTAGGACGTGCTTTACGCAGCGGAGAGTTCAAAGTCAAGCTGTTCCAGCTACTTATTCATTCCACTGag ccGTTTAAATTTTTGTGCGATTGGATAGTATCTAATGAAATGACAGTTGGTCAGGCAAAGAAGGAAATTCTAGccgaaataaaaagaaagtatAATATTGACATACCGTACGAAAAGTGTCGTTTGAGGAGGAAAAATTACAAGACAGCGTCAAAAGTATGTTTAGACGAAGAAAAGTTCGAAGTATTACGTTTATATACACAATGCGAATTATTCGTACAAGAACTACCTGACAAGGAGACAGTCAAAGATTACAACCAGGTTGTTCTGTTTGTGAGGAAGTGGTCACCTTCCCAAATGCAACTAACTCCATTCGAAGAAATCACGATGAATGGAAAGTCCATTGAAGAACTGAAAGAAAAG TTATCCTCGATATCAGATATACCGGCGCAGTACATAGAGGTAGCCAAGGGTAGAAACGCATTTCCCTGTGATATCTCTGTACTTCAGGTGCAAAGTGAACTAAACTGGAATCATCAAGCAACAACTATAGATACCTTACCACTTAATCTTGAAGATGGCTCAGTTGTCTACTTTAG GGATAGCAGAGAAGAACCTAAGCAGTTGAGCTCCGAAGAGCTCAAGGAGATAGCAAGCAAAGAGAGTTCGCGTCTGACGTCACTCTCGTCGACGTCAAGTTATAGTCCGCGGCGAGAGCGAGcgctaaaaatatatttggaCACCAAATGA
- the LOC107218584 gene encoding ubiquitin carboxyl-terminal hydrolase 47 isoform X2, with product MVCAVEDCGVECVVRDCTSRDAQPKFKLSLHPSTTVIDIFNYVAQHYSYDVDSFELVLQSARGEVVELNEVKEKNLMEIGLNFSNETKYTLVVSDVSRHTSKDAAANRTISSIKTPLFSPSSGDYNRPAPAFQSQIQEFTFNHKSVIKPETSYVGLVNQAMTCYLNSLLQALYMTPEFRNALYNWEYVDGSEKDEAKSIPYQLQKLFLNLQTSTKPAVETTSLTKSFGWDSTEAWQQHDIQELCRVMFDALEQKFKNTQQADLINRLYEGKMIDYVKCLECSTEKSREDTFLDIPLPVRPFSSNVAYNSVEEALRAFVQPETLDGTNQYHCEKCNKKCNAHKGLKFSKFPYLLTLHLKRFDFDYNTLHRIKLNDKVTFPDVLNLNSFVASTSAHESPGREEDIGVGVKCDDSSTTDSGTLDDECPPCDNSSASTNQSTNHDQDDDEGIDVSNGPSTSSCSNHNHENEKNSGNRAIDKGPYQYELFSIMIHSGSASGGHYYAYIKDLMTQEWFCFNDQSVTRITYDDIQKTYGGGPTRAYYSGAYSSSTNAYMLMYRQIDPHRNKLPMQAVNFPKHIQDLLKKMKESEENDRKNREKQMSMCKLKVYCHHPEEGRLTDAKLYVLQDETLQETTEVAHRRLGLEGIVKLDQCRLVSYDHNEDLIERSWEGSELMEPIGDIWRNNSRFDLLLQIRRKDEQFETYLPGGVATKVFVVDIDKEEVVDGPISVRGLLTQTIREYKLELSKLLKLDAKQIKLVLQKYPSDSRLLDKDDNMLQSEGFYGPNKIFVATALDTDETKPFHESKLQKIIENFEYIISLRVLLPDTSKETLDDLNIPSLEETRKGQEKSIANGPIKSSLGDMMKTMMTKNNEQTKPSCGIEETPPKTNTSAQLGEGEDWNTPEQSNSEDSSLSDSERTLMGDVPDYTNCVEPQFPNSGIVFDYAPPKLTRMENWDIDDESDYYFKAIPHSEDSQKLLKVLVDKRMQLSTLKKDLEPLVGVPVEYFKVFRHSSDSGETECSRLTEQLSCYQDGERLSVKLGRALRSGEFKVKLFQLLIHSTEPFKFLCDWIVSNEMTVGQAKKEILAEIKRKYNIDIPYEKCRLRRKNYKTASKVCLDEEKFEVLRLYTQCELFVQELPDKETVKDYNQVVLFVRKWSPSQMQLTPFEEITMNGKSIEELKEKLSSISDIPAQYIEVAKGRNAFPCDISVLQVQSELNWNHQATTIDTLPLNLEDGSVVYFRDSREEPKQLSSEELKEIASKESSRLTSLSSTSSYSPRRERALKIYLDTK from the exons ATGGTGTGTGCCGTCGAAGACTGTGGTGTGGAGTGCGTAGTTCGTGATTGCACTTCACGAGATGCCCAGCCAAAGTTTAAGCTTTCTCTTCACCCATCGACGACAGTTATTGATATCTTCAACTATGTAGCTCAACATTATTCCTACGATGTGGACAGCTTTGAGCTGGTGCTACAAAGTGCACGTGGTGAAGTG GTCGAGCTAAACgaagtaaaggaaaaaaacctgATGGAAATTGGATTGAATTTTAGTAACGAGACAAAGTACACACTGGTCGTGAGTGACGTTTCTCGCCACACTTCAAAGGATGCAGCGGCCAACAGAACTATTTCATCCATCAAGACTCCACTGTTTAGTCCATCCTCTGGAGATTACAACCGACCAGCTCCAGCATTCCAGTCACAAATCCAGGAGTTCACTTTTAATCATAAAAGTGTCATCAAGCCTGAGACTA GTTACGTCGGTCTGGTGAATCAGGCAATGACGTGTTACCTAAACAGCCTTTTGCAAGCCCTCTACATGACCCCAGAGTTTAGGAATGCTTTGTACAACTGGGAATACGTCGATGGTTCAGAGAAAGATGAGGCCAAAAGTATTCCATATCAACTGcagaaattatttctaaatttgcAG ACGTCAACAAAGCCTGCAGTGGAGACTACTTCTTTAACGAAAAGCTTTGGTTGGGACTCAACGGAAGCATGGCAACAGCACGATATACAAGAGCTGTGCCGAGTGATGTTTGATGCCCTGGAACAGAAGTTTAAAAACACACAGCAGGCTGACCTGATCAATAGGCTTTACGAAG GAAAGATGATCGACTATGTAAAGTGCCTAGAATGTAGTACTGAAAAGTCTAGAGAGGATACTTTTCTGGACATTCCTTTACCTGTTCGGCCATTCAGCAGCAATGTCGCGTACAATAGCGTG GAGGAAGCCTTGCGAGCGTTTGTGCAACCTGAAACACTGGACGGGACAAATCAGTATCATTGTGAAAAGTGtaacaaaaaatgtaacgcACATAaggggttgaaattttcaaaatttccgtACCTTCTTACATTACATTTGAAGCGATTTGACTTTGACTACAATACTCTCCACAGAATCAAGCTGAATGATAA GGTAACGTTTCCCGATGTTTTAAATCTCAATTCCTTTGTCGCATCAACATCTGCTCACGAGTCTCCAGGTAGAGAGGAGGACATTGGCGTTGGAGTAAAGTGTGATGATAGTTCAACGACAGACAGTGGAACATTAGACGACGAATGTCCCCCGTGTGATAACAGCAGTGCAAGTACTAATCAATCTACAAATCACGATCAAGATGATGATGAAG GTATAGATGTAAGCAATGGACCCTCAACCTCAAGTTGCAGCAATCACAatcatgaaaatgaaaagaattcTGGAAATCGTGCAATTGATAAAGGTCCATATCAGTACGAACTCTTCTCCATCATGATTCACAGTGGGAGTGCAAGCGGGGGTCATTACTACGCGTATATCAAAGATCTCATGACTCAAGAATGGTTTTGCTTTAATGATCAGAGTGTCACGAGG ATAACTTATGACGATATTCAAAAGACATATGGTGGTGGACCTACTCGAGCTTACTATAGTGGAGCATACAGCAGCAGTACAAATGCTTATATGCTTATGTATAGACAAATAGATCCACATCGTAACAAGCTGCCGATGCAAGCAGTAAACTTTCCCAAACACATACAG GACCTtctgaagaaaatgaaagaaagtgAAGAAAACGACCGAAAGAACAGAGAAAAACAGATGTCTATGTGCAAGCTTAAAGTGTATTGTCATCACCCGGAAGAGGGCAGGCTCACAGATGCAAAACTTTACGTATTGCAAGATGAAACGTTACAAGAAACGACAGAGGTGGCTCACAGAAGGCTTGGTTTAGAAGGAATAGTAAAGCTAGATCAATGTCGATTAGTTAGTTACGATCATAACGAAGATTTGATCGAACGAAGCTGGGAAGGATCCGAGTTGATGGAACCGATCGGTGACATTTGGCGTAATAACAGCCGATTCGATCTCCTGCTTCAAATACGTCGGAAGGACGAGCAGTTTGAGACTTATTTGCCAGGAG GTGTTGCAACGAAAGTATTTGTTGTTGATATTGATAAAGAAGAAGTTGTTGACGGTCCGATAAGTGTGCGAGGTTTATTAACTCAGACCATCAGAGAATACAAACTCGAGTTGTCAAAACTGTTAAAATTGGATGCCAAGCAGATAAAATTAGTCCTACAAAAATATCCTTCGGACAGCCGGTTGCTAGATAAAGATGACAATATGCTTCAATCTGAGGGATTTTATGGtccgaataaaattttcgttgcCACAGCTTTGGACACAGACGAAACGAAACCTTTCCACGAATCTAAACTCCAAaagattattgaaaatttcgagtacATCATCTCCCTTCGCGTATTGTTACCTGACACAAGCAAAG AAACATTAGACGATTTGAATATTCCATCCCTCGAGGAGACACGCAAGGGGCAAGAAAAATCGATAGCGAATGGTCCGATAAAATCATCTCTTGGTGACATGATGAAGACGATGATGACAAAGAACAACGAACAAACCAAACCCAGTTGCGGAATCGAGGAAACACCTCCGAAGACTAATACGTCTGCGCAGCTTGGAGAGGGCGAAGATTGGAATACACCTGAGCAGAGCAACAGCGAGGATAGCAGTCTGAGTGATAGTGAACGAACGTTAATGGGGGATGTTCCCGATTATACTAATTGCGTAGAACCTCAATTCCCCAATTCAGGAATAGTTTTTGACTACGCCCCACCCAAATTGACTCGTATGGAAAATTGGGATATCGATGATGAATCTGATTACTATTTCAAAGCTATTCCTCACTCAGAAGATTCGCAAAAAT TACTTAAAGTACTGGTGGATAAGAGAATGCAGTTGAGCACCCTGAAGAAGGACCTTGAGCCGCTCGTGGGTGTTCCAGTAGAGTATTTCAAAGTCTTCCGGCACTCGTCGGACTCCGGGGAAACAGAGTGCAGTAGACTAACTGAACAATTAAGTTGTTATCAAGACGGCGAGAGACTCAGTGTGAAATTAGGACGTGCTTTACGCAGCGGAGAGTTCAAAGTCAAGCTGTTCCAGCTACTTATTCATTCCACTGag ccGTTTAAATTTTTGTGCGATTGGATAGTATCTAATGAAATGACAGTTGGTCAGGCAAAGAAGGAAATTCTAGccgaaataaaaagaaagtatAATATTGACATACCGTACGAAAAGTGTCGTTTGAGGAGGAAAAATTACAAGACAGCGTCAAAAGTATGTTTAGACGAAGAAAAGTTCGAAGTATTACGTTTATATACACAATGCGAATTATTCGTACAAGAACTACCTGACAAGGAGACAGTCAAAGATTACAACCAGGTTGTTCTGTTTGTGAGGAAGTGGTCACCTTCCCAAATGCAACTAACTCCATTCGAAGAAATCACGATGAATGGAAAGTCCATTGAAGAACTGAAAGAAAAG TTATCCTCGATATCAGATATACCGGCGCAGTACATAGAGGTAGCCAAGGGTAGAAACGCATTTCCCTGTGATATCTCTGTACTTCAGGTGCAAAGTGAACTAAACTGGAATCATCAAGCAACAACTATAGATACCTTACCACTTAATCTTGAAGATGGCTCAGTTGTCTACTTTAG GGATAGCAGAGAAGAACCTAAGCAGTTGAGCTCCGAAGAGCTCAAGGAGATAGCAAGCAAAGAGAGTTCGCGTCTGACGTCACTCTCGTCGACGTCAAGTTATAGTCCGCGGCGAGAGCGAGcgctaaaaatatatttggaCACCAAATGA